The genomic window CCGGAGCACTTACAGCAATTATGCATATGAAAGCCTATGAAACAAGCGCAGAGCTGGCTGGTGAGTTAGGTGCCTTTGAAGGATATGAGCGTAATAAGGAGCACATGCTTCGTGTAATGCGTAATCATAGACGTGCAGCTTATAATGCAGCACCAAAAGAATATGAAGGCCTGACTGTTAAGCCTTTAGGTATCGATGCATCAATTTGCCCTGATTACCTTCTTAGTGCAGCCAAAGAAACTTCAGATGCAGCCGTTGAGCTGGGTGAAAAGAATGGATATAGAAATGCACAGGTAACGGTACTTGCTCCTACAGGTACTATTGGCCTGGTAATGGACTGTGATACAACTGGTGTTGAGCCAGATTTCGCACTTGTGAAGTTTAAGAAACTTGCGGGTGGCGGATACTTCAAGATAATCAACCAGAGTGTACCAAGAGCATTAAAGACATTAGGATATACTCCCAAAGAAGCTGAAGCGATTATCAATTATGCAAAAGGTCATGCCACACTGGAAGGCTGTCCGCATATCAACCCGGAATCTCTGAAGGCGAAAGGCTTTACCGATGAGAAGCTGGAAGCAATTGAAGCAGGCTTACCTAGCAGTTTCGATATTAAATTTGCGTTCAACCACTTCACATTAGGTGAAGACTTCTGCAAAGAAGTACTTGGGATTACGGAAGAGCAGTTATCTGACTTTACCTTTGATATGCTTAAACATTTAGGATTTAGTAAGGAGCAAATCCAGGAAGCCAATGATTATGTTTGCGGAACCATGACCGTAGAAGGTGCCCCTCATCTAAAAGATGAGCACCTTGCAGTTTTTGATTGTGCGAATAAGTGCGGACGAATCGGAACCCGTTATATCTCCGCAGAAGGTCATATCAAGATGATGGCGGCTGCACAGCCATTCCTATCAGGAGCAATTTCCAAAACCATTAACCTTCCAAATGAAGCAACAGTGGAAGACATGAAAGACGCTTATATGCTTTCATGGGAAATGATGTTGAAAGCAAATGCTCTTTATCGTGATGGTTCTAAGCTTAGCCAGCCATTGAATAGTATGGCAGATGTGTTTGAAGAACTGGATGAGGAAGAAGAAACACCTGCAGATCCAGTAGTTGCCAAAGCTCAGGATCAGGTAGTTGAGATTGCAGAGCGCATCATTCACAAATATGTAGCTCGTCGTCAGAGACTTCCTTTCCGGCGTGAAGGATATACTCAAAAAGTGAAAATAGGTGGACAAAGCGTTTATCTAAGAACAGGCGAATACGAAAACGGTCAGCTTGGTGAGATCTTTATTGATATGCACCGAGAAGGCGCTGCTTTCCGAAGCTTACTGAACTGTTTCGCTATTTCTATCTCTTTAGGTCTTCAGCACGGAGTGCCACTAGAGGAATTTGTGGATGCCTTTGTATTCACCAAGTTTGAGCCAAGCGGTATGGTAAATGGTAACCCACATGTGAAGATGAGTACATCGGTAATCGATTACATCTTCCGTGAATTAGCAGTTACGTATCTTGGAAGAGAAGATTTGGCTCACGTGCCAGCTGATCAAATTCATACTCGTGATCTACGCCCAATGGAAGATGCAACGGCTACTGCTGCTGCCATAGCAACTCCGGCACCAGTGCCAGCACCTGCTGCGCCTCCAGCACCGGCAGAGGCTAAGATTCCGGAAGTAGTTGAACAGGTAATCACTGAAACACAAGCAACGGTTCAGGCTGTGAAAGCAGAAAAGGCAAGTAGCTACGAAAGTGATTATGAGAAAGCAAAGCAATTAGGTTATACAGGTGATGCATGCCCTGAATGCGGAAGCATGACGATGGTACGCAATGGCACATGTATGAAGTGTATTACTTGTGGCTCTACCTCAGGCTGCAGTTAAATAAAAAGCACCGTTTGCGAGGCATTTTGCCGAAGCAATCTCAGAGTACCTGAAACTGAGATTGCTTCGCTTCGCTCGCAAAAGTGTTTAAGAGTTTCTTTCATGGAGAAACAGGATAAACCCCAATTGGTGGAAAGCCGGTTGGGGTTTTTTATTTAAGGTCATGCCGAACGCGTTTCGGCATCTTTGTAAAGCCCACGAATCAATTATTGGAATAACGATTAATCAACGCCCTTCCGTAAGATCCTGAAACGAGTTCAGGATGACTTCTTTGGATGGTTAATACTCATTAGTCACTTTTCTAAAATCCCGCCAGAAATTCTCTGAGTATCGTTCCCATAAAGCATCTGGAGAGAGATTGTAAAAAAGAAGAAGTGTTTAATCGGACTTTAAAACCGCTATGCATTCAACCTCAATAGCAGCGCCAAGAGCTAATCCATCTGCTCCAAAAGCGCTACGTGCAGGATAAGGCTCTTCGAAATAGGTTTTATAGATCTCATTAAAGGAGCTCCATTGGGAGATATCATCGATCATAATGGTGCATTTAAGAATATCATTCATATTGAAATCATGAGCCTCAAGAGTTGTCTTTATGTTCTCCATCACTTGTTTAGATTCGGCTCCTATGCCTCCTTCAACCAGGGTTAACGTTCCTGGTATAATCCCAATTTGGCCGGAGAG from Balneola sp. includes these protein-coding regions:
- a CDS encoding vitamin B12-dependent ribonucleotide reductase, whose translation is MKFTRFYTNPEWSTPYDGMNFVKRTSEIKNPDGSQVFFMENVEVPESWSQVATDIIAQKYFRKAGVPAALKKVSEKGVPGWLQRSVADEKELKNLSEEKRFSHEVDSRQVFSRLAGCWTYWGWKHDYFDTEEDAKIFYDELCYMLANQMAAPNSPQWFNTGLNWAYGINGPAQGHHYVDAKTGKLTRSKDSYTHPQPHACFIQSVDDDLVNEGGIMDLWVREARLFKYGSGTGSNFSSIRGANEPLSGGGKSSGLMSFLKIGDRAAGAIKSGGTTRRAAKMVTLDLDHPDIEEYINWKVKEEQKVAALVAGSKMTQKHLKDIIRLCHTPVEIEGRTFNGAMSRDPLKNKELGKVIRQAKRDQVPLNYIERVIQLAAQGYKDLEFETYDTDWNSEAYATVAGQNSNNSVRVPNAFMKAVKDNSEWNLYWRVEKETAEKEGREPKPCKTLEAQEMWDQIAYAAWASADPGTQYHDTINEWHTCPEDGEIRASNPCSEYMFLDNTACNLASLNLMKYFTDEECTTFDVESLRYASRIWTTVLEISVLMAQFPSKEIAELSYVFRTLGLGYANIGAALMVQGIPYDSAEGVAIAGALTAIMHMKAYETSAELAGELGAFEGYERNKEHMLRVMRNHRRAAYNAAPKEYEGLTVKPLGIDASICPDYLLSAAKETSDAAVELGEKNGYRNAQVTVLAPTGTIGLVMDCDTTGVEPDFALVKFKKLAGGGYFKIINQSVPRALKTLGYTPKEAEAIINYAKGHATLEGCPHINPESLKAKGFTDEKLEAIEAGLPSSFDIKFAFNHFTLGEDFCKEVLGITEEQLSDFTFDMLKHLGFSKEQIQEANDYVCGTMTVEGAPHLKDEHLAVFDCANKCGRIGTRYISAEGHIKMMAAAQPFLSGAISKTINLPNEATVEDMKDAYMLSWEMMLKANALYRDGSKLSQPLNSMADVFEELDEEEETPADPVVAKAQDQVVEIAERIIHKYVARRQRLPFRREGYTQKVKIGGQSVYLRTGEYENGQLGEIFIDMHREGAAFRSLLNCFAISISLGLQHGVPLEEFVDAFVFTKFEPSGMVNGNPHVKMSTSVIDYIFRELAVTYLGREDLAHVPADQIHTRDLRPMEDATATAAAIATPAPVPAPAAPPAPAEAKIPEVVEQVITETQATVQAVKAEKASSYESDYEKAKQLGYTGDACPECGSMTMVRNGTCMKCITCGSTSGCS
- a CDS encoding RidA family protein; this translates as MKLPILKSSLFILLGLLSLNCTQSEKKERVEIKHLDSGKILPEEADLPFSEAVLVDNTLYLSGQIGIIPGTLTLVEGGIGAESKQVMENIKTTLEAHDFNMNDILKCTIMIDDISQWSSFNEIYKTYFEEPYPARSAFGADGLALGAAIEVECIAVLKSD